The Candidatus Hydrogenedentota bacterium DNA segment CGCGTACGTAAAGAAACCGCGGGCGCCCGTGGCAAACGCTGAATTCACCATCAGCCGCAACTCGGGGCAGGTGGACCACTCGGGCGCGCCGCTGCCCCATACAAAGCCCGGGGCCACCACCCAGAACTGCTGTCCGCGGCTGAGTTTGAGATGGGTCTCGAGGACTTCGTGCACGCCCCACGAGTTGCGCGAATGAAAGTGATTGATGCCCATCGCCGCAAAATAGGGGGCGAGGAGCGCGAACTTGCCCGGGTCGCGCGTCGTGATCACGAAGGGGTGCTGGGGGTCGGCTTCGTAAACCAAATCGCGCACGGTGAGGAGTTTCTGGAAATCCTGTTCGCGCGGTTCGGTGTTAAGCCCCCACGCGAGAACGCCGGGAACATTCGCATTCGCCCGCACCAGTTCGTCGACGGTTTCCCGGAGAACATCCGGGTCGTCGGCCAGCGGCAGGCCGTACATAGGCACGAATTTGACGCCGTACTCGAGCGCGGCCGCATGCATTTCCTTCCAGTCTTCCTGGGTGAACCGTTCGGCGTTCTCGATAGCCACGCAATTCTGATGGTGGCGCACGACGTCTTCGAACAGCAGTTGCCAGTATTCGCTGATCGATATGCCGAGCGTCTGGGCGAGCCGCTGCGCCATCTCCGCATCCACGTGCACCCCCAGCGGGAGGAATTCGTTCAGTACAGAGGCTTGGGGAGGCGGGGCGGCGCTGGCGAGTTTTTCGGCGTCCCGTTCGCACGCTTGGGCCTCTTCGGGGGTCATGGCGCGAAACCGCACTTCGCGGATCTCGATGGATTCCGTAGCGCGCGCCGTCGAATACAAGCGCAGCACGAGCGCGTCGAGCTGCTCGGGGAAACCCCCGTGCTGGATCTTTCGCGCGACGATGCGCCAGCGCTGCGTAGGCTGGAGGGCGTCGAAGGCGAGTCCGCCGGGGTAGGTCCAGACGCAGGCGAGCCGCGCGTTCTGGCTTGTGCACCGGTACGTGATCTCCAGGATGGGAAACCGGTTGAGATCGATAGGCCACCGCTCGTCCCGCGCACCGAGGGTTCCAAGGGGCACCCAGTAGGACGGCGTATCCGACGGCAAGTGGTCAATGCGGCGCACGTCTTCGAATTTGCCTTTGAGCTCGACGGCGTGGTCCGCTCGGCTGCGCGAGACGGGAATGCGCAGCCATTCCGTAAACGCAGGCAGATCGGTGGTGGTCCAGTGCGCGAGATCGTCGGGTCCGAAGGCGATATGGTCCGTCTCTTCCCGTTTGGTTTCATCGGGTACGTACAGGATGGTTTTGAGGTATCCGGAATACTCATAGACCATGTGCCCGGTTCCTTCCTTGCGCCGAAGACGCGTTACGCGGCGCTGACGCGGGTTTTGCGGCGGCTCGAAAGAAACTCGTCGACAAACACGCCTATGAGAATCGCGCCGCCGATGACCACGTATTCCAGTTCGCTTGGGATATCCAAAATCGTTACCAGGTTAATCAACACCCGTATGAGGGCTGCGCCGATGACCACTCCCAATATGTTACCCGATCCGCCCCGTAGGCTGCAGCCCCCGAGGACCACGCCGGCGACGGCGTAGAGCTCGTAGAAATTCCCGAACGTTGCGGGGCCGATGGAATTGATGTTGAATCCGAACAGGAGCGCGCCGATACCGCAAATGAACGAGCACATGGTGTAGGCGAAGATCTTGAGCTGCTGCGTGCGAATGCCGCTGAACCGGGCGCTTTCCTCGTTGGCGCCCAAGGCGAAAATGTGCCGTCCGTAAGGCATGAAATGAAAGAATGCCGCCGTAATGATCGCGAACACGATGAATATGATGAACGGTACCGGCAATACGGAATCTTCGGCCGGAACGAAACCGTTGGCCAGCCAGTTCCAGACCGGGTAGGTTGTGGCCGACCCGAACCCCTGGGTGGCATCCTGGGCAATGACCCGCGCGAAGCCGCGGTAGAAGAACAGCCCGCATAAGGTCACCACAAAGGGCTGGATCCGGGCTTTCGTGATCAACACGCCGTGCCACAGGCCGATGAGGGCCGACAAACCCAGTACCAGCGGCATGACCACCCACGGACTCCGCCCCTCGCCCTTGTCGAGCAGGTAGGCCGCAAGCGTCGCGATGAGGGCCACCACGCTGCCCGCTGACAGGTCGATGCCGCCCGTGATAACCACGAACGCCTGCCCCAGGCTGAGTATGCCGAACAGCCCGATCAGCGGCAGCAGGCTCCGGGCGTTCTGGTGGGATAGGAAGTTGACGGTCCCGTTCTGGAAGTATTCCCAGAAGCATGCGATGATGATGAGGCCGGTGAGCAGCCCGGCAAGGCCCAGAACCTTTCTCACGATTTGCCCGTCTGCTCCTTGAGTTGCGCCCAGAACTCGTCAACGCTCTCCTGGGTGATGGTCTTCACCGGCACGATGATCCGCTGGTCCGCGGGAACGCGCGAGCGGTCGCCTTTGGCGAGGTCCACGAGCAGTTTCACCGACTGGTAACCGAACTCGAAGGGCTGCTGGACGATGGTTCCCGAGATATGCCCGTCTTTGACGCCCTGAAGCGTCTCGGCCTCTTCGTCGAAACAAACAATCTTGACCACGTCCAGCTTGCCCGCGGCGCGCACGCCGCTGAGGATAGCCGGGCCGTTGTAACTCCACAACCCGACAAGGCAATCGAGCTCAGGATGGGTAGTGATGGCGTCCTGGGCGTTGGCCTTGGCCTTCATGCGATCGGTCTCGTCGGTCCGCGTGTCGAGAATGGTGATGTTGGAGCCTTGGAGGGTGTCTTCAATGCCCTTCTTGCGATCCTGGGCGTTCTGGGCATCGAGGGTGCCCACGAACAGCATGATCTCGCCCCCGTCCGGCAGGGTCTTCTTAATGAGTTCCCCCGCGGCAACGCCCGCCTGGTAATTGTCCGTGCCGATATAACAGATGCGGTTGCTGTTTGGCGCATCCGAATCCTGCGTGACCAGGTTCGCTTTGGAAGCGGCTTCATTGAGCATGGCCGTCTGGTTCTCGGGGTCTTTGGGGCTGATGGCGATGCCCGACACGCCGCGGGTGATCAGGTCCTGCACGATTTGTTTCTGTTCCTGCGCGGTTCCCTGGGGCGGGATCTTGAACAGCACTTCGCAGCCGAGCTCTTTGGCTGCCTTGTCGGTGCCTGCCTGGGCGATTTTCCAGAAGTCCGAGGCGTTGTTGGTCACGAAGGCGACGGCAATCTTGCCTTGGCGCGCTCCTGCGCCGGTTCCGCCCGCCTGCTGCTGTTGGCCGCCGCATCCGCCGAGAATCACGGCTGCTGTCAGAAGACCCATCCCAAGCGTACGCATCGCTCGTCCTCCCCCAAGTTAAGGTCGCACCACACCGGAGCGTAAGTGTAGCGCGAATCCCGCGCCGGTGCAAAGCGCCGGAAACCATTGGCTTCTCGGGCAGATAACCCAGCGCGGAGCATCCGCGGCTGGAATCCGCATTGCTTTATCCTGCGATGATTGGCTACCGCGCTCCCGCAACGGCGGTCTCTGCCCCTCGTCCTCGTCTTACTGAACGCGCCAGACGTGGACAACGGGTTTGGTGTCGTCGGCGAAGGGTTCGAGGACATACAGGAGGTCGTGGATGCGATCGTAAGCGACGGCGCTGATGCGGAAACGGCGCTGGGCCCCCGTCCCGAGCATGTCTTCCTCGACGCGGCCGGGGTTGAGCAAAAGGCGGTCGTCGATGGTCACGCGGGCATAGGGTTGGGGCTCCCACGGTTTGGCCTCGCCGGACGCCACGCGGGCGAGGTCGTCGGGGTTGTACAGGATGAATTGGGCTTCCATGCGCGACGACCACCAGCCGCGGAAATCGTTGTGGTTGGCGCAGCCTTCGAGGTCGGCCCCGGCGCATGGGGCGCCGTCGGCGGCGCGGCACACGTTGAACTGGCCAACGAATTCCGTCTCGACGCAGGGCGA contains these protein-coding regions:
- a CDS encoding ABC transporter permease, producing MRKVLGLAGLLTGLIIIACFWEYFQNGTVNFLSHQNARSLLPLIGLFGILSLGQAFVVITGGIDLSAGSVVALIATLAAYLLDKGEGRSPWVVMPLVLGLSALIGLWHGVLITKARIQPFVVTLCGLFFYRGFARVIAQDATQGFGSATTYPVWNWLANGFVPAEDSVLPVPFIIFIVFAIITAAFFHFMPYGRHIFALGANEESARFSGIRTQQLKIFAYTMCSFICGIGALLFGFNINSIGPATFGNFYELYAVAGVVLGGCSLRGGSGNILGVVIGAALIRVLINLVTILDIPSELEYVVIGGAILIGVFVDEFLSSRRKTRVSAA
- a CDS encoding sugar-binding protein, which gives rise to MRTLGMGLLTAAVILGGCGGQQQQAGGTGAGARQGKIAVAFVTNNASDFWKIAQAGTDKAAKELGCEVLFKIPPQGTAQEQKQIVQDLITRGVSGIAISPKDPENQTAMLNEAASKANLVTQDSDAPNSNRICYIGTDNYQAGVAAGELIKKTLPDGGEIMLFVGTLDAQNAQDRKKGIEDTLQGSNITILDTRTDETDRMKAKANAQDAITTHPELDCLVGLWSYNGPAILSGVRAAGKLDVVKIVCFDEEAETLQGVKDGHISGTIVQQPFEFGYQSVKLLVDLAKGDRSRVPADQRIIVPVKTITQESVDEFWAQLKEQTGKS